In uncultured Draconibacterium sp., one genomic interval encodes:
- a CDS encoding GntR family transcriptional regulator — MMKIEHTDLSFEVYKRLKTMILANEFQPGEKLVQEQIAALFGVSRMPLHKAFQMLENEMLVENLPRRGFYVTEIDNAKLLDAFECREALEGIAARRTARIISERELEDLRALFKPFVGKKKIDFKKYIEADQAFHNAVLQISGNQILQKFEVVKNITSQTYRGGLIRKPEETLPEHLAIIEAIANRDAALAEKLMREHSVKTQELIRDKIRKE, encoded by the coding sequence ATGATGAAAATTGAACATACTGATTTAAGCTTTGAAGTTTACAAAAGACTAAAAACCATGATATTGGCTAACGAATTCCAGCCGGGAGAAAAATTGGTACAGGAACAAATTGCTGCCTTGTTTGGGGTAAGTCGCATGCCCTTGCATAAAGCATTTCAAATGCTTGAAAATGAGATGCTGGTAGAAAATTTACCTCGTAGAGGTTTTTATGTTACCGAAATTGATAATGCAAAACTGCTTGATGCTTTTGAATGCAGGGAAGCTCTGGAAGGAATTGCTGCGCGGCGCACTGCACGGATTATCTCAGAAAGAGAACTGGAAGATTTACGTGCCTTGTTTAAGCCGTTTGTAGGCAAGAAAAAAATTGATTTCAAAAAATATATCGAAGCAGACCAGGCTTTTCACAATGCTGTGTTGCAGATTAGTGGAAACCAGATACTGCAGAAATTTGAAGTGGTTAAAAACATTACTTCGCAAACCTACCGGGGGGGCTTGATTCGCAAACCGGAAGAAACTTTACCGGAGCACCTGGCTATTATTGAGGCAATTGCTAACAGAGATGCTGCACTAGCCGAAAAATTAATGCGCGAACACTCCGTAAAAACACAAGAACTTATTCGTGATAAAATAAGGAAGGAATAA
- a CDS encoding DJ-1/PfpI family protein — MKYFYFTVIFLLNLNLNSIAQNPKLLMVVPPDKFHDSEFSDPMLALDSAQIDVIISSLKVGNIGGVMGDTIQATCLLNEVKVDEFDGICIMGGKGTGQYLWNNELVNELINEFEKREKLVTAICAGAVSLARAGALKGVPATTYPVKGFVRQLEENGAIYSPDSVVVDGNIITANGPSGAHSFGRVLVSKLNNAKLAGYLFAHMTKEDYGHLYYSISEDGLNWTLLNEGKRINEAYRGHPDICKGHDGRYYQIGVEENTGRPILWSSDDLLEWKEEMDLPCDVFEKNLGHKANASWYGAPKMYYDEATSKYIITWHCPKEGIAREDASNYWCSMRTFFVTTSDLKSFSSAKRLFDFEMGTIDVIIRKEGELYYAIIKDECEANEFWPTGKSVRICVSEKLEGPYSYPGDKVSPSYREAPTVIHKKDGGWLMYFEQYPGVQYEAVQAPSLMGPWYDVYTMKIKIPDECRHGCMIPLTANQYNAILKKYGSN, encoded by the coding sequence ATGAAGTACTTCTATTTTACTGTAATATTTCTTTTAAACTTGAACTTAAATAGCATAGCACAAAATCCAAAATTACTAATGGTAGTACCTCCTGACAAATTTCATGATTCCGAGTTTTCAGATCCAATGTTAGCTCTTGATTCGGCTCAAATTGATGTGATAATATCCAGTCTGAAAGTTGGTAATATTGGTGGTGTTATGGGAGACACCATTCAGGCTACATGCTTATTAAATGAGGTGAAGGTCGACGAATTTGATGGAATTTGTATAATGGGAGGCAAAGGTACCGGGCAGTATCTTTGGAATAATGAATTAGTAAATGAACTCATTAATGAATTTGAGAAAAGAGAAAAACTTGTTACTGCAATTTGTGCAGGAGCAGTTTCACTGGCACGAGCTGGAGCTCTGAAAGGTGTACCCGCCACAACCTACCCGGTAAAGGGCTTTGTTCGTCAGCTTGAAGAAAACGGGGCTATTTATTCTCCCGACTCAGTTGTTGTTGACGGAAATATAATAACCGCAAACGGCCCGTCTGGTGCACATTCATTTGGTCGCGTTCTGGTATCGAAACTTAATAATGCGAAATTAGCGGGTTATTTATTTGCCCATATGACCAAAGAAGATTACGGCCATTTATATTATTCTATTTCGGAAGATGGTTTAAACTGGACTTTACTAAATGAAGGGAAACGTATCAACGAGGCTTATCGCGGTCATCCGGATATTTGCAAGGGACACGACGGCCGGTACTATCAGATTGGTGTAGAAGAAAACACTGGTCGCCCTATACTTTGGAGTTCGGATGATCTGCTGGAATGGAAAGAGGAAATGGACCTGCCGTGCGATGTGTTTGAAAAAAACCTTGGGCACAAGGCCAATGCTTCGTGGTATGGTGCCCCTAAAATGTATTACGATGAAGCTACATCAAAGTATATTATTACATGGCACTGTCCCAAAGAAGGAATTGCCCGGGAAGATGCTTCAAATTACTGGTGCAGTATGCGTACTTTTTTTGTGACAACTTCCGACTTAAAATCGTTCAGCTCGGCAAAACGCCTGTTCGATTTCGAAATGGGGACGATTGATGTCATCATTCGAAAAGAGGGTGAATTGTATTATGCCATAATTAAAGATGAATGTGAAGCCAACGAATTCTGGCCCACTGGCAAAAGTGTCCGGATTTGTGTATCTGAAAAACTTGAAGGCCCTTATTCCTATCCGGGGGATAAAGTATCACCCAGTTACCGCGAAGCACCCACTGTAATTCACAAAAAGGATGGAGGTTGGCTGATGTATTTCGAGCAATACCCGGGCGTACAATATGAAGCGGTGCAGGCTCCTTCGCTGATGGGACCGTGGTACGATGTATATACTATGAAAATAAAAATTCCTGATGAGTGTCGTCATGGGTGTATGATTCCATTAACTGCCAATCAGTATAATGCAATCTTAAAGAAATACGGCTCAAATTGA
- a CDS encoding glycoside hydrolase family 27 protein, whose amino-acid sequence MNSLFRIVLAVFFIGQTFCSVGQNHHEWTPKPPMGWNSYDAYHGAITEKQFKQCVDVLAEKYLPKGYDHAIIDFCWFNPGPEGWDPDNWKTFLISQEWNEDGTYSPELTMDEYGRLLPSPNRFPSAKENGFRAIADYVHSKGMKFGIHIIRGIPRQAVAENTPIMGTNYHASNIIHYAPRSWTNTMHMVDINKPGAQEYYNSIFKMYAEWGVDYIKADDMMKPFYHAGEIEMMHKAILNSGRSMVLSLSWGEAQLSYGDHLVENANLWRISKDFWDRWEDIERMFDLTSHWVPFIGEGTWPDADMLPIGNLCLSGYPSGNKPEHLSELTDHEIRLMMSLWSIARSPLMWGGDPVSTPEKYEQFLLNEEVLEVNQNSANNHQVFIGKESRVWIADVPGTADKYLALFNLSTEEQEVTFEFFWEKLQGEYQLRDLWLKEDIDKVRNKITQLLAPHSAKIYRLTKID is encoded by the coding sequence ATGAATTCATTATTTCGAATAGTACTTGCTGTTTTTTTTATCGGACAAACATTCTGTTCCGTTGGACAGAATCATCATGAATGGACACCAAAACCTCCTATGGGATGGAATAGTTACGATGCCTACCATGGTGCAATTACCGAAAAGCAATTTAAACAATGCGTTGATGTTCTGGCTGAAAAATACCTGCCAAAAGGTTACGATCATGCTATAATAGATTTTTGCTGGTTTAATCCCGGACCAGAAGGTTGGGATCCCGATAATTGGAAAACTTTTCTTATTTCTCAGGAATGGAACGAGGATGGCACTTATTCACCAGAACTGACAATGGATGAATACGGGCGTTTGCTTCCTTCTCCAAATCGATTTCCTTCTGCAAAAGAGAATGGATTTAGAGCTATTGCCGATTATGTGCATTCAAAAGGGATGAAATTTGGAATTCATATTATCAGAGGCATACCGCGGCAAGCCGTTGCTGAGAACACTCCAATAATGGGAACGAATTATCATGCTAGCAATATTATACATTATGCACCTCGCTCCTGGACAAATACGATGCACATGGTTGATATTAATAAACCCGGGGCACAGGAATATTACAATTCAATCTTTAAAATGTATGCAGAATGGGGTGTCGATTATATCAAGGCAGATGATATGATGAAGCCATTTTATCACGCCGGTGAAATTGAAATGATGCACAAAGCGATACTCAACAGTGGTCGCTCTATGGTATTGAGTTTATCCTGGGGAGAAGCACAGCTTTCCTATGGCGATCATTTGGTGGAGAATGCCAACCTTTGGCGCATTTCAAAAGATTTTTGGGATCGCTGGGAGGATATAGAACGCATGTTTGATCTTACCTCACATTGGGTGCCTTTTATTGGCGAAGGGACCTGGCCCGACGCCGATATGCTCCCCATCGGAAATTTGTGTTTGTCGGGCTACCCCAGTGGAAACAAACCTGAACATTTAAGTGAGCTCACTGACCATGAGATTCGGCTGATGATGTCGCTTTGGAGCATTGCACGCTCACCATTAATGTGGGGTGGCGATCCGGTTTCGACACCTGAAAAATACGAGCAATTTCTTTTAAACGAAGAAGTACTTGAAGTAAACCAGAACAGTGCAAACAATCACCAGGTTTTTATTGGCAAGGAGTCGAGGGTTTGGATAGCAGACGTCCCCGGAACAGCAGACAAATATTTGGCCCTATTTAACCTTAGCACAGAAGAACAGGAAGTAACGTTCGAATTCTTCTGGGAAAAATTGCAGGGAGAATATCAGCTCCGAGATTTATGGCTTAAAGAAGATATTGACAAGGTGAGAAATAAAATTACTCAACTATTGGCTCCACATAGTGCAAAAATCTATCGTTTAACTAAAATTGATTAA
- a CDS encoding family 43 glycosylhydrolase has translation MRLNQLSSLLLLFVILVFYKVNAQTDNRIQQVFLEKQPTADHGNGYYLNPIIPGNYGDPSFVRIKDDYYLAFSRGDGFIIWHSRDMVNWEPICRHTLPKGFNRVWAVDLQYFDDRFHLYMPVQDFPGKEIRGFGNFVVSAENAKGPWSEPIDIEIPVPDDDAWSGIDPGFIQTPEGEKYLYVNHGYVVKLNDEGNKAVSSPELVYNGWQYPEDWNVECMCLESPKLFRKDKFYYLVSAEGGTSGPSTAHMTVVARSESPTGPWVNSPYNPLVHTFRQDEKWWHQGHGTIFEATDGSWWTVYHGRLNGYTELGRSCLLLPVEWTEDDWPVIKNDYNAADLIPMPAGENVGHGLALSDDFNSEIPGIQWSIGHDVAEHLQFGNGKLIMNATGNSLREGTSITVGAVNTSFEVTVEVKVNDENTLAGIALGYDGIQTNGSQSTFSEAPEWRKRDAEIPVKKDGRVFMKIKNFRKDLSFYVSEDGKNWQSFGKGLRQHDSYNIRLFVLGNGTAVFQNFTYQGLED, from the coding sequence ATGCGACTAAACCAATTAAGTTCATTATTACTACTTTTTGTAATCCTGGTTTTTTATAAGGTAAACGCACAGACTGATAACCGTATTCAGCAAGTATTTTTAGAAAAACAACCTACTGCTGATCATGGCAACGGTTACTATCTTAATCCAATAATTCCAGGGAATTATGGCGATCCGTCATTTGTAAGGATTAAAGACGATTATTATTTGGCATTTAGTCGCGGAGATGGTTTTATTATTTGGCACTCGCGCGATATGGTAAATTGGGAACCGATTTGCAGACATACTCTTCCAAAAGGTTTTAATAGGGTTTGGGCAGTCGATTTGCAATATTTCGATGATCGGTTTCATTTGTACATGCCTGTTCAGGATTTCCCGGGAAAAGAAATACGAGGATTTGGCAATTTTGTAGTGAGTGCAGAAAATGCCAAAGGCCCCTGGAGCGAACCAATCGATATTGAAATTCCTGTACCTGACGATGATGCCTGGAGTGGGATTGATCCCGGATTTATTCAAACACCTGAAGGTGAAAAGTATCTATACGTTAATCATGGTTATGTAGTGAAATTAAACGATGAAGGCAATAAAGCTGTTTCTTCTCCTGAACTTGTATACAACGGATGGCAATATCCGGAAGACTGGAACGTAGAATGCATGTGCCTCGAAAGTCCGAAATTGTTTCGAAAGGACAAGTTTTACTATTTAGTATCAGCGGAAGGTGGAACATCTGGTCCATCGACGGCACACATGACAGTTGTCGCACGTTCAGAGTCACCTACCGGCCCTTGGGTAAATTCACCATACAATCCTTTGGTTCACACGTTTAGACAAGACGAAAAGTGGTGGCACCAGGGACACGGGACTATTTTTGAAGCCACTGACGGCTCTTGGTGGACAGTTTATCATGGTCGATTAAATGGTTATACCGAGTTAGGTCGAAGTTGTTTGCTTCTTCCTGTTGAATGGACCGAAGACGACTGGCCGGTAATCAAAAACGACTATAACGCTGCTGATTTAATTCCAATGCCTGCCGGAGAAAATGTGGGTCATGGCTTGGCTTTATCAGACGATTTTAATTCTGAAATTCCGGGGATACAATGGAGTATTGGACATGATGTGGCTGAACATTTACAATTTGGAAATGGAAAACTAATCATGAACGCAACTGGTAATTCATTGCGCGAAGGAACCTCAATTACAGTTGGGGCAGTCAATACCTCCTTCGAGGTTACCGTTGAAGTGAAAGTGAACGATGAGAATACATTAGCTGGAATTGCTCTTGGCTATGATGGAATACAGACTAACGGAAGTCAATCTACTTTCTCTGAAGCACCCGAATGGCGAAAACGCGACGCTGAAATTCCAGTGAAAAAAGATGGTCGGGTATTTATGAAAATCAAAAATTTTAGAAAAGATCTTTCTTTCTATGTTAGTGAAGATGGTAAAAACTGGCAATCGTTTGGCAAAGGATTGCGCCAGCACGACAGTTACAACATACGTTTATTTGTACTTGGTAATGGAACCGCTGTTTTTCAAAACTTTACCTACCAGGGACTGGAAGATTAA
- a CDS encoding ThuA domain-containing protein → MKSLSRRYFVKSTMAAGTGLLLMPNGVFARSKELLTPSLKGKKVLYVYGGWKGHEPAQSVDLFVPWLKSEGAEVTVSDTLDSYLNEELMNSLDLIIQIWTMGTITNEQEKALLAAVKRGVGLAGWHGGIGDSFRNNVAYQFMVGGQWVAHPGGVIDYSVQITNHKDPITKGMKDFSMHSEQYYMHVDPNVKVLATTEFTGEHASWIDKCVMPVIWKKYYGQGRVFYSSLGHVMSDFKEEPLEIQKRGIRWAAESKHHPKEVLVSPVYK, encoded by the coding sequence ATGAAATCTTTGTCAAGAAGGTATTTTGTAAAATCAACAATGGCAGCCGGAACAGGACTTTTGTTAATGCCAAATGGAGTTTTTGCAAGATCAAAAGAGTTGCTTACACCAAGTTTAAAAGGGAAAAAAGTACTTTATGTGTATGGTGGATGGAAAGGACATGAACCTGCCCAATCGGTCGATTTATTTGTGCCCTGGCTAAAGTCGGAAGGTGCAGAAGTGACTGTTTCTGATACACTTGACTCATATTTGAATGAGGAGCTTATGAACTCACTCGATTTAATCATTCAAATATGGACGATGGGAACCATTACAAATGAACAGGAAAAGGCATTGTTAGCTGCCGTTAAGAGAGGTGTTGGTTTAGCTGGCTGGCACGGTGGAATTGGAGATTCATTCCGAAATAATGTGGCATACCAGTTTATGGTTGGTGGGCAATGGGTAGCTCACCCCGGAGGTGTAATCGACTATTCCGTTCAGATTACAAATCATAAAGATCCGATTACTAAAGGGATGAAAGATTTTTCCATGCACTCCGAACAATATTATATGCATGTTGATCCAAATGTAAAAGTACTTGCCACTACTGAATTTACAGGCGAACATGCATCCTGGATTGATAAATGTGTTATGCCCGTGATTTGGAAAAAATATTATGGACAAGGTCGTGTATTTTATTCATCATTAGGTCACGTAATGTCTGACTTTAAAGAAGAACCACTGGAAATACAAAAACGAGGAATACGTTGGGCAGCAGAAAGTAAACATCATCCAAAAGAAGTGTTGGTAAGTCCTGTTTACAAATAG
- a CDS encoding Gfo/Idh/MocA family oxidoreductase — protein sequence MKEFSRRKFIQSSLVGVAGLTLQPWSKALAIGANDTIRIGFIGLGQQAMNLLNGFSKIRGVEIVAGADVYGIKRERFELKVNEFYRSRNEKVDVKTYKDYRAIIDRKDIDAVVIATPDHWHALIAIDACNAGKDIYQEKPITYTIKESILVAAAVRRNNIIFATGSQQRSDSNYQHAVNMVHREEIGKLKKVNAFVGPGPAVYDLPEEQIPAGLDWKQWLGPMPYVHYNSKLNPPITINPPTKETFWARWRYYKGLGGGFTCDWGAHNFDIGQWGLKKDHSGPVEVIPPGYKDTKFLTYVYDSGITMTNEAYDEKNTRGVKFWGEDGWIEVSRGSIAASDPSLLPEKGEVEAGLYEKSSGHLENFINAVRARIDPIVPVEIGQRTAACSILGNVAYELNRPVAWSPEEQYFINDSEAEKFYHREYENGYKL from the coding sequence ATGAAAGAATTCTCAAGAAGAAAATTTATTCAAAGCTCTTTGGTTGGAGTAGCAGGATTGACACTTCAACCATGGAGTAAAGCATTGGCCATAGGAGCCAACGATACTATTCGAATTGGATTTATTGGGCTTGGTCAACAAGCAATGAATCTGCTAAACGGTTTCAGTAAAATTCGGGGAGTTGAAATTGTTGCAGGTGCCGATGTATACGGAATTAAGAGAGAGCGTTTTGAATTAAAAGTCAACGAATTTTATAGATCGAGAAATGAAAAGGTTGATGTAAAAACGTATAAAGATTACCGGGCAATAATAGACCGTAAGGATATCGATGCGGTTGTAATTGCAACACCTGATCATTGGCATGCACTAATTGCCATAGATGCCTGTAATGCCGGTAAGGATATTTATCAGGAGAAACCAATTACATATACGATAAAAGAGAGTATTTTGGTGGCAGCAGCTGTCCGCCGAAACAATATTATTTTTGCTACAGGTAGTCAGCAACGTTCCGATAGTAATTATCAGCATGCTGTAAATATGGTTCACCGCGAGGAAATTGGAAAATTGAAGAAAGTGAATGCATTCGTTGGGCCGGGACCAGCTGTTTACGATTTGCCTGAAGAGCAAATTCCTGCCGGTTTGGATTGGAAACAATGGTTGGGACCAATGCCTTACGTGCATTACAACTCAAAACTAAATCCTCCTATTACAATCAATCCACCAACAAAGGAAACTTTCTGGGCGAGATGGCGATACTACAAAGGACTTGGTGGTGGTTTTACTTGTGACTGGGGAGCGCACAATTTCGATATTGGCCAGTGGGGACTAAAGAAAGATCATAGTGGCCCCGTTGAAGTTATCCCTCCGGGATATAAAGACACAAAATTCCTTACGTATGTGTACGATAGTGGAATTACAATGACCAACGAGGCTTATGATGAAAAAAATACCAGGGGGGTAAAATTTTGGGGAGAAGATGGTTGGATCGAAGTTAGTCGCGGAAGTATAGCTGCCTCAGATCCATCGTTATTACCAGAAAAAGGTGAAGTAGAAGCCGGCTTGTATGAAAAAAGCTCAGGACACTTAGAAAACTTCATTAATGCTGTAAGGGCCAGAATTGATCCAATCGTTCCGGTGGAGATTGGACAAAGAACTGCCGCCTGCAGTATTCTCGGAAATGTTGCTTATGAATTAAATCGGCCAGTTGCCTGGTCGCCTGAAGAACAGTATTTCATTAATGATTCGGAAGCCGAGAAATTCTATCATCGCGAATATGAGAATGGATATAAATTATAG
- a CDS encoding family 43 glycosylhydrolase, with amino-acid sequence MNNIRKALTIFLLIALWSCNKPQQTFKYQNPISNGINKNGLRDCQVIRDGNWWYLTGTSYPHWSRQETDGNLNKGVVLYKSRDLLNWQFVDYVVKRPEINKWYHRRFWAPEIQKIGGKYYALFNCRNDSLGYIGQHPGYAVADNIEGPYSVVTKEKPLCNGNDLTFFEDDDGKIWAFWNRGREFGIGFAQIDLETATFLTEPQSAIQPAKVDYEYDDNGEVVKTPGYDGRPIPKVAKYHDWDAIGIEGAYVIKHEDTYYLFYSSWTRGYEIGYATASKITGPWTKHPNNPFYGAMNKATCEKNGFEWDGDPENPFNQVGHNEIFKGPDGRYWLSCHGIGEDGIPKLVIDPLEFDMDGNIFSNGPTYTKQVISY; translated from the coding sequence ATGAATAATATAAGAAAAGCTCTAACTATTTTTCTGTTGATTGCACTTTGGTCCTGCAACAAACCCCAACAAACTTTCAAATACCAAAATCCAATTTCAAACGGAATTAATAAAAATGGTCTGCGTGACTGCCAGGTAATACGTGATGGCAACTGGTGGTACCTTACCGGAACATCCTATCCACACTGGAGTCGCCAGGAAACAGATGGTAACCTAAACAAAGGTGTGGTTCTGTATAAATCGAGAGACCTGTTAAACTGGCAGTTTGTTGATTATGTGGTAAAACGCCCTGAAATAAACAAGTGGTATCACCGCCGATTCTGGGCACCTGAAATTCAGAAAATTGGTGGAAAATATTATGCCTTGTTCAATTGCAGAAATGATTCATTGGGTTACATTGGCCAGCACCCTGGGTATGCGGTGGCCGATAATATTGAAGGACCGTATTCTGTGGTAACCAAAGAAAAGCCACTTTGCAATGGCAACGACCTTACTTTTTTTGAGGATGACGACGGGAAAATTTGGGCTTTCTGGAACCGGGGTCGTGAGTTTGGCATTGGATTCGCTCAAATCGATTTGGAAACAGCAACTTTTTTAACCGAACCACAATCGGCGATTCAACCGGCTAAAGTTGATTACGAATACGATGATAATGGTGAAGTAGTAAAAACTCCAGGGTACGATGGGCGACCGATACCCAAAGTTGCAAAATATCACGACTGGGATGCTATTGGAATTGAGGGGGCTTATGTAATCAAACATGAAGATACATATTACTTATTCTACTCAAGCTGGACCCGTGGGTACGAAATTGGTTATGCAACAGCATCCAAAATTACAGGCCCTTGGACAAAACACCCGAATAATCCGTTCTATGGTGCGATGAATAAAGCCACTTGTGAAAAGAATGGTTTTGAATGGGATGGAGATCCTGAAAATCCATTTAATCAAGTTGGACATAACGAAATATTTAAAGGCCCAGATGGTCGTTACTGGCTGTCATGTCACGGAATTGGAGAAGATGGAATTCCTAAGTTGGTAATTGATCCGTTAGAGTTTGATATGGATGGTAACATATTCTCTAACGGACCAACTTACACTAAACAGGTGATATCTTATTAG
- a CDS encoding DUF4965 domain-containing protein — protein sequence MKRLFNLKISLLFMIGTLCVTSLVAQNQEFRAPSYPLVTHDPYFSIWINNEVPTQIETTHWSQKPMPVRSVVKIDGKAYRLMGKSPAFEPEAELIKTNVSATQTTFTFKQDGAEIVLNFLSPVLIEDLDMVSRPLTYVSWEFNSLDGKLHEAEIYFELSGLAAVNTRGQKVKWENYKEGELQVLKLGNVDQPILEKSGDDIRIDWGYLYAAARTSSISQTFAGRSEDAIIAFVESGKLPEMNNEDQGSRVVEGQKVLAYTIPVTVKATGKTEKHIMLAYDDIFSVEYFGKRLEGYWKKKFKNMDQLLTTAEQEYTAIKKRCDAYDLNLNAEAESVGGKEYAAICALAYRQSIAAHKVVKDENGEPLCFSKENFSNGSMGTVDVFYPAAPIFLYLNPDLIKAQTTPIFEYAESGRWPWPYAPHDIGKYPLGNGQKYGGGEKTEDRQMPVEECGNMLILTAAIAKTENDASYAKKYWDTITKWAEYLSEKGFDPDNQLCTDDFAGHLAHNANLSVKAIMGLASYSLLCDMQGNKIEADNYMKQAQEMVQKWMKAADDGDHYRLAFDAEGSWSQKYNMVWDDMLGFHIFPEEVENKEIAYYLKVQNRYGLPLDNRDSYTKLDWILWTASLANSKQEFNQLVAPVYRFLNETPERVPMTDWYYTKTGEWRGFIARSVVGGVYMELLKEKLK from the coding sequence ATGAAACGGTTATTTAATTTAAAAATATCATTATTATTCATGATCGGTACTTTGTGTGTCACTAGCCTGGTGGCTCAAAATCAGGAGTTTCGTGCTCCGTCATATCCTCTGGTTACCCACGATCCCTATTTTAGTATATGGATTAACAATGAGGTGCCAACACAGATTGAAACAACACATTGGTCTCAGAAACCCATGCCTGTCAGAAGCGTGGTGAAGATTGATGGAAAAGCATATCGCCTGATGGGTAAATCTCCGGCTTTTGAGCCTGAAGCAGAATTGATAAAAACAAATGTGAGTGCGACTCAAACCACATTTACTTTTAAGCAGGATGGAGCTGAAATTGTTTTAAATTTTCTTTCGCCTGTTCTAATTGAAGATCTTGACATGGTTTCTCGCCCTCTAACATATGTTAGCTGGGAATTTAATTCATTAGATGGGAAGTTGCATGAGGCCGAAATCTATTTTGAACTTTCTGGACTGGCAGCGGTAAATACGCGTGGGCAGAAGGTAAAATGGGAGAACTATAAGGAAGGTGAGCTACAGGTACTAAAATTAGGAAACGTTGATCAACCCATTCTTGAAAAAAGCGGCGATGACATTCGAATTGATTGGGGATATTTATATGCAGCAGCACGCACAAGCTCTATTAGTCAGACTTTTGCTGGCCGAAGCGAAGATGCCATTATTGCTTTTGTCGAATCAGGTAAACTTCCTGAAATGAACAACGAGGATCAGGGATCAAGAGTAGTTGAAGGACAGAAAGTATTGGCATATACTATACCTGTAACTGTTAAAGCGACCGGTAAAACTGAAAAACATATTATGCTGGCTTACGACGATATTTTTTCTGTTGAATATTTCGGTAAGCGACTGGAAGGATATTGGAAAAAGAAATTCAAAAATATGGATCAACTTCTTACTACGGCAGAACAAGAATACACTGCCATAAAAAAGCGTTGTGATGCATATGACCTGAATTTAAATGCTGAAGCGGAAAGTGTAGGCGGAAAAGAATACGCCGCTATTTGTGCACTTGCTTATAGACAGAGTATAGCAGCGCATAAAGTTGTAAAAGATGAAAACGGAGAGCCATTATGTTTTTCAAAAGAGAATTTCAGTAACGGTTCAATGGGAACAGTTGATGTATTCTATCCGGCAGCCCCAATCTTCTTATACCTCAATCCTGATTTAATTAAGGCACAAACAACACCAATATTTGAATATGCTGAATCGGGACGCTGGCCCTGGCCATACGCCCCTCATGATATTGGTAAATACCCATTAGGAAACGGACAAAAATATGGTGGTGGAGAGAAAACTGAAGATCGTCAGATGCCTGTGGAGGAATGTGGTAATATGCTGATTTTAACAGCTGCTATTGCTAAAACGGAAAACGACGCAAGTTATGCCAAAAAATATTGGGATACCATCACCAAGTGGGCTGAATATCTCAGTGAGAAAGGATTTGACCCGGATAATCAGCTTTGTACAGATGATTTTGCCGGTCATCTGGCGCATAATGCGAATCTCTCGGTTAAAGCTATTATGGGACTGGCATCCTATTCTTTGCTTTGTGATATGCAGGGAAACAAAATTGAGGCTGACAATTATATGAAACAGGCACAGGAAATGGTTCAGAAATGGATGAAAGCAGCCGATGATGGAGATCACTACCGTTTGGCATTTGATGCAGAAGGAAGTTGGTCACAAAAATATAATATGGTGTGGGACGATATGCTGGGATTTCACATTTTTCCGGAGGAGGTAGAAAACAAAGAGATTGCCTATTACCTGAAAGTTCAGAACCGTTATGGATTACCTCTTGATAACCGCGATAGTTACACCAAACTTGACTGGATATTGTGGACTGCCTCATTAGCGAATTCAAAACAAGAATTTAATCAATTAGTTGCACCGGTTTATCGTTTTCTGAATGAAACACCTGAAAGGGTGCCTATGACCGACTGGTATTATACCAAAACCGGAGAATGGCGTGGTTTTATTGCCAGATCGGTAGTGGGAGGCGTATATATGGAATTACTAAAAGAGAAATTGAAATAA